A window of the Blattabacterium cuenoti genome harbors these coding sequences:
- a CDS encoding phosphoenolpyruvate carboxykinase (ATP) yields MISFSLKNYGILNSSCNWQLTPYELQKIIIQKKMGVETKSGVLTINTGSFTGRAPEDRFIVKDKITEQKVWWDEKFNQSFDSEKFDCLYQKFAQYLSGKTLYIRDGYLCSDKRYQLNVRSISEYPWSDLFIHNLFLRFTNLEKILPDWLLLCAPGFLANPIKDGTRNKNFSILNFSKKIILIGGSGYTGEIKKSIFSVLNFILPIYKNVFPMHCAANVGKHKKDTALFFGLSGTGKTTISNDINRNLVGDDEHGWTYDNIVFNFEGGCYAKILGISQKNEPMIYHAIRKGAMLENVTFKKETKEVDFLNDSITQNMRISYPIYFIKNIEEKLLSSNIRNIFFLTYDAFGVLPPISKLNKAQSSYYFLLGYTSKVAGTELNIQKPKATFSSCFGAPFMPLHPVLYTKMLMKKLDNTKINVWMINTGLISGGFSSGYRIKLDDTRKIVQNALNGFLSEVPYEKYPIFNFQIPKYCPGISSNILNPKNSWNNEKMYQNQVKILAQKFIQHFNIYKQYIDKNISSGEPVLE; encoded by the coding sequence ATGATCTCTTTTTCTCTAAAAAATTATGGAATTTTGAATTCTTCATGTAATTGGCAACTTACGCCTTATGAACTACAAAAAATTATTATTCAAAAAAAAATGGGAGTTGAAACAAAATCAGGGGTTTTAACTATAAATACAGGTTCCTTTACTGGAAGGGCTCCAGAAGATAGATTTATTGTAAAAGATAAGATTACAGAACAAAAAGTTTGGTGGGATGAAAAATTTAATCAATCTTTCGATTCAGAAAAATTTGATTGTTTATATCAAAAATTTGCGCAATATTTATCTGGAAAAACATTATATATACGAGATGGATATCTTTGTTCAGATAAACGTTATCAATTAAATGTTCGTTCTATTAGTGAATATCCATGGTCTGATTTATTTATTCATAATCTCTTTTTAAGATTCACAAATTTGGAAAAAATTTTACCAGATTGGTTATTATTGTGTGCTCCAGGATTTCTGGCTAATCCTATAAAAGATGGGACACGAAATAAAAATTTTTCTATATTAAATTTTTCTAAAAAAATAATCTTGATTGGAGGATCAGGATATACAGGGGAAATTAAAAAATCTATATTTTCCGTTCTCAATTTTATACTTCCTATCTATAAAAATGTTTTTCCTATGCATTGTGCCGCAAATGTAGGAAAACATAAAAAAGATACAGCTTTATTTTTTGGATTATCTGGAACAGGAAAAACAACTATTTCTAATGATATCAATAGAAATTTGGTTGGAGATGATGAACATGGATGGACTTATGATAATATCGTATTCAATTTTGAAGGAGGATGTTATGCTAAAATATTGGGTATTTCTCAAAAAAATGAACCTATGATTTATCATGCTATAAGAAAAGGAGCAATGTTGGAAAATGTAACTTTCAAAAAAGAAACTAAAGAAGTAGATTTTTTAAATGATTCCATTACTCAAAATATGAGAATCAGCTATCCTATTTATTTTATAAAAAATATTGAGGAAAAACTATTATCTTCTAATATAAGAAACATTTTTTTTCTAACATATGATGCTTTTGGTGTTTTACCACCTATATCTAAACTTAATAAAGCACAATCTTCTTATTATTTTTTATTAGGCTACACATCTAAAGTTGCTGGGACTGAATTAAATATTCAAAAACCAAAAGCAACTTTCTCTTCTTGTTTTGGTGCTCCATTTATGCCTTTACATCCCGTTCTGTATACGAAAATGTTAATGAAAAAATTAGATAATACTAAAATCAATGTTTGGATGATTAATACCGGATTGATATCTGGAGGATTTTCATCTGGATATCGTATAAAATTAGATGATACACGTAAAATTGTGCAAAATGCTTTGAATGGTTTTTTATCAGAAGTTCCTTACGAAAAATATCCTATTTTTAATTTTCAAATACCAAAATATTGTCCAGGAATATCTTCTAACATATTAAATCCGAAAAATTCATGGAATAATGAAAAAATGTATCAAAATCAAGTAAAAATACTTGCTCAAAAATTTATTCAACATTTTAATATATATAAACAATACATAGACAAAAATATTTCGTCTGGAGAACCTGTTTTAGAGTAG
- a CDS encoding riboflavin synthase, giving the protein MKKIINHYMFTGIVECIAKVHQFNREKNNLRITFNNPFLNNAIQINQSICHNGICLSIMDINKKTYSVIASEETLLCTNLNFLKIQDEVNLERGIMLHKRLNGHIVQGHVDTTATIIKIENRNGSWLFFFKSKNRLDHLVVEKGSIAINGISLTIIRCDQYTFHVSILPYTYEKTNLHMMKIGDIVNVEFDILAKYINKSIQKYCKNI; this is encoded by the coding sequence ATGAAAAAAATTATAAACCATTATATGTTTACTGGAATCGTAGAATGTATTGCAAAAGTACATCAATTTAATCGTGAAAAAAACAATCTTCGGATAACTTTCAATAATCCATTTTTAAATAATGCAATTCAAATCAATCAAAGTATTTGTCATAATGGAATATGTTTAAGCATTATGGATATAAACAAAAAAACTTATTCAGTTATAGCATCTGAAGAAACTTTATTATGTACTAACTTAAATTTTTTAAAAATTCAAGATGAAGTGAATTTAGAAAGGGGGATTATGTTACATAAAAGGTTAAATGGACATATAGTTCAAGGACATGTGGATACAACTGCTACGATTATTAAAATTGAAAATAGAAATGGAAGTTGGCTGTTTTTTTTTAAATCTAAAAATAGATTGGATCATCTAGTTGTAGAAAAAGGTTCTATTGCTATTAATGGAATAAGTCTTACTATCATAAGATGTGATCAATATACATTTCACGTTTCTATTCTTCCTTACACTTATGAAAAAACCAATCTTCACATGATGAAGATTGGGGATATTGTAAATGTAGAATTTGATATATTAGCAAAATATATTAATAAATCTATACAAAAATATTGTAAAAATATATAG